Genomic window (Nicotiana sylvestris chromosome 7, ASM39365v2, whole genome shotgun sequence):
TTACCCAGTTTACTGGGCTATCCAAGGCACCATGTTTTGGGCAATCTTTGTTCTTGGACATGATTGGTAAATACTGGGCTATAATTTTTACACCTTTCTTGTCTTAATCAACATTGCTGTTTTCAGATTCGAATATGTTgctttatttttgtgttttccccttttctttttgtaGTGGCCATGGCAGCTTTTCAGACAGCCAGTTGCTAAATAATGTGGTTGGTCACATACTTCATTCTGCCATTCTGGTACCCTACCATGGCTGGTTGGTGCTTCAACTTGTCTCTCTTTatctcctctttttcttttagatAATTTATCTTTTTTACTTTCATAAGTTAATGTATGGATACTTTTCTCTAACAGGAGAATCAGCCACAAAACTCACCATCAGAACCATGGAAATGTGGAGACTGATGAGTCTTGGGTGCCGGTATGTTCCTTATATTACTGCCAATTATTTACCcataaataaagtaaatatataatAATCTCTTTTCCTCCAGATGCCTGAAAAGCTATACAACAAAGTGGGTTATTCAACCAAGTTCCTAAGATACAAGATCCCTTTTCCCTTGTTAGCATATCCAATGTACCTGGTAAGAGATTGCATCTATCTACATTTGAAACGTAACGTAGATACTACTAGTCTAAAGTTTTATACATCTGTGATGCAGATGAAGAGAAGTCCAGGAAAATCTGGTTCTCATTTCAATCCATACAGTGATTTGTTCCAACCCCATGAGAGGAAGAATGTGGTTACATCAACTCTGTGCTGGACTGTCATGGCAGCTCTCCTCGTCTATCTGTGCATTGCCTTTGGTTCTCTGCAAATGTTTAAGATTTATGGCGCTCCTTACTTGGTCAGTCATGCTAATCTCTACTTAATTTGCTTTTTCTAGTAATCGCCCGCTGAGCTGTGCATCTTGTTTTCAGATTTTTGTAATGTGGCTAGATTTTGTTACCTACTTGCATCACCATGGTTACGAGAAGAAGCTTCCCTGGTACCGCGGCAAGGTCTAAGACATCAATATCCTTGAAATTCCAATTTTGATAAGTATGTTTTATGTGAAGTGTCAAATGCTAAACCTAGTGAAAAATTGAACAGGAATGGAGTTACCTTAGAGGAGGACTAACCACAGTTGATAGAGACTACGGATTGTTTAACAACATACATCATGACATCGGAACACATGTTATCCACCATCTATTTCCTCAGATACCACATTATCACTTGAGAGAAGCGGTATGTTGTTCTAAAATTAATAGTACTGTACTATCTAGTATTCTCATACTGAAACCTGCTGATGATGATTCTAAAATATGTTGCAGACCAAAGCAGCAAAGCCTATACTTGGCAAGTATTACAGGGAACCCAAGAAATCAGGGCCAATTCCTTTTCACTTGGTTAAGGATTTAACAAGGAGCATGAAGCAGGATCATTATGTTAGCGATTCCGGGGAGATTGTTTTCTATCAGACCGATCCACACATCTTTCGATCTGCTCCAAAGGATGAATGAGTGAGAAAGAGaaatcaaaataatctcattaACTCGTTTCACAAACTTGGTGTTAGCTATAGTTTTATAATTGAAACCTATTGAAAAAATAGGTTTGAGAGCTTTTTGTTAGTCGATAAGATTGTGTTCCCATTATTTCTCTCTTGAAAACAAAGCTACAAGAAAGAACAGGGCTTTTTTTAACGCTTTTTGTGCCTACATGTTTCATGGTTTATTTCTATTCCATCAATCTTggctttcccttttttctttcttgGTTCAGCAACCGTATGGTTAATTCCAAGGAGAGAGGAAATGACAGTAAAATATTGCTTGCTTCCATTAGAGTAGTCTTTGTGTACTTCTGGCTTTTGTCACAAGGGTAATTTAAAGTAAAAGAGGGTGAATACATTTGTCCTTTTGGTGTAGGCAAAGCTTACATGAGGACTGTCCAAGTACCTTCCCATTATTTAAAGTAATTAT
Coding sequences:
- the LOC104248927 gene encoding omega-3 fatty acid desaturase, endoplasmic reticulum: MGSLGISEIYDKSSFNEMEFEFDPSAPPPFRLAEIRNAIPKHCWVKDPFRSLSYVVRDVVFVATLIVIAIHLDSWLFYPVYWAIQGTMFWAIFVLGHDCGHGSFSDSQLLNNVVGHILHSAILVPYHGWRISHKTHHQNHGNVETDESWVPMPEKLYNKVGYSTKFLRYKIPFPLLAYPMYLMKRSPGKSGSHFNPYSDLFQPHERKNVVTSTLCWTVMAALLVYLCIAFGSLQMFKIYGAPYLIFVMWLDFVTYLHHHGYEKKLPWYRGKEWSYLRGGLTTVDRDYGLFNNIHHDIGTHVIHHLFPQIPHYHLREATKAAKPILGKYYREPKKSGPIPFHLVKDLTRSMKQDHYVSDSGEIVFYQTDPHIFRSAPKDE